A stretch of Lathyrus oleraceus cultivar Zhongwan6 chromosome 6, CAAS_Psat_ZW6_1.0, whole genome shotgun sequence DNA encodes these proteins:
- the LOC127095015 gene encoding uncharacterized protein LOC127095015 has protein sequence MGARLEQQPIRREVPEEQPRRVIMVNRDQDADELIHRVRQENMLENDLTSMLERIMAENGLNTGLRRPNYSSPLSEYVLQTELPRGCKIPKFTKFSGDTSESTVEHIARYITEAGDLVNSENLMMKYFPSSLTKNAFTWFTTLPPNSIDAWPQLERLFHEQFYMGQTKISLKELASIKRKFTEPIDDYLNRFRLLKSRYFTIVPEHELVEMAAGGLDYSIRKKANKNYKKERVAYVELEDGESEISDDPYGLEEFEVDLAELKEAPPYACKLLTPSNGRNPIETENNDRFPKKTYTFDVTKCDEIYDLLVKDGQMIVPPNTKIPPLEQRKKRGFCKYHNFLGHKTSQCFLFRDLIQNAIRDGHLMFADKGKNQMKVDVDPLNIADTNYAEPVEINMIDVGEVEVVKALRNEGHALDGK, from the exons ATGGGGGCAAGATTAGAACAACAGCCAATTCGACGGGAAGTCCCTGAAGAACAACCTAGGAGAGTGATAATGGTTAATAGAGACCAGGATGCAGACGAATTAATTCATAGGGTCAGGCAGGAAAACATGTTGGAAAATGACTTAACTAGTATGCTAGAGAGAATCATGGCCGAGAATGGTCTGAACACAGGACTTCGACGACCAAATTATTCCTCTCCTTTATCAGAATATGTCCTACAAACAGAATTACCAAGGGGTTGTAAAatccctaagttcaccaaattctcaggggacactagtgaaTCCACTGTAGAACACATAGCTAGATACATAACTGAGGCAGGGGATTTGGTGAACAGTGAGAACCTAATGATGaaatatttccctagttcttTAACAAAAAATGCTTTCACATGGTTTACAACTTTGCCACCAAATTCCATAGATGCTTGGCCTCAGTTGGAAAGATTGtttcatgaacaattctacatgggccAAACTAAGATAAGTCTTAAGGAATTAGCCAGTATCAAAAGAAAATTCACCGAACCTATAGATGATTATTTGAATAGGTTCCGTTTGTTGAAATCTAGATACTTTACAATCGTTCCTGAACacgagttggtcgaaatggccgctggAGGTTTAGACTATTCCATCAGGAAAAA AGCGAATAAGAATTATAAGAAAGAGAGGGTTGCTTATGTCGAATTAGAAGATGGAGAGTCTGAAATCTCTGATGACCCTTATGGTCTTGAGGAATTCGAAGTGGATTTGGCTGAATTAAAAGAAGCACCACCTTATGCCTGCAAATTACTTACACCTTCGAATGGCAGGAACCCTATCGAAACTGAAAATAATGATAGATTTCCTAAAAAGACTTACACATTTGATGTTACCAAATGTGACGAGATCTATGATTTATTAGTAAAAGATGGCCAAATGATAGTGCCTCCTAATACCAAAATTCCTCCGTTAGAACAACGAAAGAAAAGAGGCTTCTGTAAATATCACAATTTCTTAGGCCATAAAACTTCACAAtgctttcttttcagggatcttattCAGAATGCAATCAGGGATGGCCACCTTATGTTCGCTGACAAAGGAAAGAACCAGATGAAGGTTGATGTTGATCCCCTCAACATTGCTGATACAAACTATGCTGAACCTGTCGAAATCAACATGATTGACGTAGGGGAAGTGGAGGTTGTAAAGGCATTAAGAAATGAAGGCCATGCGCTAGATGGAAAGTAG